The following DNA comes from Nitrogeniibacter aestuarii.
ACCAGGCACGCCAGTCGATTCGGGCCGAGAATACCGCCATCGTGGTCGAGGGCTACATGGACGTGGTGGCACTGGCGCAGCATGGCGTGCAGAACGCCGTTGCCACACTCGGCACCGCAACCACGGCAACTCACATCCAGAAGCTGTTCCGGCTGGTCGATCGCGTGACCTTCTGCTTCGACGGTGACGCAGCCGGCAGAAAGGCGGCCTGGCGGGCCCTCGAAAATGCGCTCGAAGCATTGAGCGACAACAAACAGATCGGCTTCCTGTTCCTGCCCGAGGAACACGATCCGGATTCGTTCGTTCGTGAAGCCGGCGCAGACACGTTCCGGGCGCTCGCGGACAAGGCGGCACCGCTGACTGAATTCCTGCTCGACGGACTGGCGGGCGATCTCGACATGCGCACAGCCGAGGGCCGCGCCCAGTTCGCCCATGCCGCGCAACCCCTTGTGATGCGGGTCGGCGCCCCCATGTTGAGATTACAGCTGGTCAAATCCGTGGCGCAGCGATGCGCCCTGGGCGAAGCCGAGCTGATGCAGGCATGGGGCATCACTCCACCACCAACCCAATTCAAGTCACGCAAAGGTGCACCGCCACAGAGACCACGCGGACCGCGTCGCCCACCGTCTCCGCTGGAGACAACGCTGCTGCGTATTGTCGTCAGACACCCTGCGTGGGCGGCTCGATTGCCGGCAGAGCTGATTCCGGATGCGTCCGATGAAGGCCGCGCCCTGGTGGGCATCATCGATGCCATCAGCGTGGGCGACCTGGGGAACGACACCCGGCTGGGCACTTTGCTGGAGCACTTCCGCAACACCCCCCACGAGCCCGTGCTCACCCGCTTCTGTGTCGAGGAGGCGGATGAAGTGATCGCGGATGACGTGGTTGAAACCCTGTTTCTCGACACGATTGAAAAAATGCATGCCCAAGTCCTGCAGGAAGAGTTCGCCTCCCTGCAGGCCCGCGCCGCGAGTCTGAGTCCGGAGGAGCAAAAGCGATACGCCCAGCTCATCCAGCAACGACGAGGGAACCCACACGGGCAACCCAAAGTCTCAGATTCGTAATATAATTTTCTGTTTTTCCGACTTCGCTCGAAGACTCCGAGGAGCACCATGGCCGAGGAAAAAGCCAAGAAGCCCCGCAAGAATGCCGCCACTGGCCGCGCGCCCAAATCGCGGGCCAAGAAGAAGGGCAATATCGCCGATGTACTGGCCGCAGCCAGTTCGCCGGCGACGCCGGCAGATGCCGAGGTGCGTCGCACGCAGCTCAAAACCCTGATTGCCCTGGGCAAGGAGCGCGGCTACCTGACGTACGCCGAGATCAATGACCATCTGCCGGACGACGTCGTCGACGCCGAGCAGATCGAATCGATCATCGCCACCTTCAACAACATGAACATCAAGGTCTACGATGAAGCACCGTCGGCCGAAGATCTGCTCATGTCCGACAGTGTCGCCACCTCCGGCGACGACGACGCGGAAGAGGAAGCCGAGCAGGCACTGTCTTCCGTTGACTCCGAGTTCGGTCGCACCACCGACCCCGTGCGCATGTACATGCGCGAGATGGGCACGGTCGAGCTGCTGACCCGCGAAGGCGAGATCGAAATCGCCAAGCGGATCGAAGACGGCCTCAAGCACATGGTTCAGGCCATCTCCGCCTGCCCGACCACCATCGCCGAAATGCTCGAACTGGCCGACAAGGTCGCGCGCGAAGAGATGCGCATCGATGAAATCATCGACGGTCTGCTAAACCCCGAAGACGGCGAAGATGAAATTCCCGCCGGCGCGAAATCGAGTGCCGATGACGACGACACCGCCAGCGACAGCGATGACGGCGACAGCGATGGCGACGACGACAGCGACGATGACGACGACGAATCGTCGGGTGGCGACGATGACGGCGCAGCCTCCCTGAAACTGTTGCGCGAAGAAGGACTCAAGCACTTCGCCATCCTTCAGGAACTGTTCCATGAACAGATGAAGGTGCTGGACAAGAAGGGCTCGCAGGATCCGAAGTACAAGGAATTGCAGAAGCAGATCTCTGATCGCCTGCTGCACCTGCGCTTCAATGCCCGCATGATTGAAAACCTGTGTGACTCCGTGCGCCACATGGTTGAACAGGTGCGTAGCCACGAACGCGACATTCTGCGCCTGTGCGTGGACCGTGCCGGCATGCCGCGCACCCACTTCATCAAACGCTTCCCGGGCCACGAGACCAATCTTGACTGGCTCAAGGAAGAAATCGCCCTGGGCAAGAACTTCACCGAAGGCCTGATGCGGGTGCATCCGGCGGTAATGGAATCCCAGCAGAAGCTGATTGAACTTGAAGAGCGCCTGGGCATTTCGCTCAAAGAACTCAAGGACATCAACAAGCGCATGTCGACGGGCGAAGCCAAGGCTCGCCGCGCCAAGCGCGAGATGACCGAGGCCAACCTGCGTCTGGTGATCTCCATCGCCAAGAAGTACACCAACCGTGGTCTGCAGTTCCTGGATCTGATCCAGGAGGGCAACATCGGTCTGATGAAGGCGGTGGATAAATTCGAATACCGCCGTGGTTACAAGTTCTCCACCTACGCCACCTGGTGGATTCGTCAGGCCATCACCCGCTCGATTGCCGACCAGGCCCGTACGATCCGGATTCCGGTGCACATGATCGAGACCATCAACAAGATGAATCGCATCAGCCGCCAGATCCTCCAGGAAACCGGTCTCGAACCCGATCCGGCGACCCTTGCCAAGAAGATGGACATGCCCGAGGAGAAGATCCGCAAGATCATGAAGATCTCCAAGGAGCCCATCTCCATGGAAACACCGATCGGCGACGACGACGACTCGCACCTGGGCGATTTCATCGAGGACACCTCGACGCTCGCCCCGAACGAGGCTGCGCTGTACTCCAATCTGCGTGACGCCACGTCTGACGTTCTCGACTCGCTCACCAGCCGTGAGGCCAAGGTGCTGCGCATGCGTTTCGGTATCGAAATGAACACCGACCACACCCTTGAGGAAGTCGGCAAGCAGTTCGATGTGACTCGCGAGCGCATCCGCCAGATCGAAGCCAAGGCATTGCGCAAACTGCGCCACCCATCCCGGTCAGAGCGCCTGCGAAGCTTCCTCGACAGCGACTCCTGATCCATGACCCAGATGCGGACCGCCCGGTCCGCATCTTCGGGCCTTTAGCTCAATTGGTTAGAGCAGAGGACTCATAATCCTTTGGTTGCGGGTTCGAGTCCCGCAGGGCCCACCAATCTCGCCTGCGCGCTTCAGACAATCGTCTGAATCCTCATCTCGCGCCCGGGCGCACCCGACATGGATTCTTGCCGCGTTCGCGCGGTATCCTTGCCCGTCGGGCGCCTCAATTCCCCAAAATGCATGCGCTTGGCGTAAAGTGCTAACCCATTCGGCTGTTGTTTTCAGCGGTCGGTCAGTCCACGGGAGCAAGGCATGTTGCGGTACATCCGGCAGTCGCTCGACAGCGTACGCCAGACGCTGGCGCCATTCGACGGCGACGCGGCGCTGGCCGGACGTTTTCGAGCACGCCAGATCCAGGCCGTATTGCGGCTGACGCCGCTGACCATGCTGGCCAATTTCTTCAACGCCTGTGTGGTCGTCTATACCTTCTGGCATCAGGTCAATCCCCTGCTATTGGGGGGCTGGGCCCTGTGTGTGGTTTACGCTGCCGGGGTGGGCATGGAGTCGTGGCTGGCCTGGCAACGCGGCAAGGTGCCTGAAACCGCCTCTGTACGTGCGCTCACCAAAGCGTCCAAGCACGCGGCACTGCTCGCCCTGCTGTGGACCACCCTGCCCATGCTGCTCCTGCCCATGGCACCGCCCGAGTCGAGACTCATGCTGTCCTCTGTCGCCGTCGGCATGCTGTGTGCGGGCGGCTTTGCCCTGGCGACCATCCCTCAGGCCGCGCTGACCTATGTGGGTGTGATGGCCCTTGGCACATTCATCGGTCTTGTGCGGCTGGATCACAGCCTGGCGGTGGAACTCACCATCCTGTTGGTGATGTACACCTTCATCGTGATGGGCAGCGTGCTGTCCAATGCACGCACCTTCCGGGGGCGTCTGCAGGCGGAGGCCGAAGGCGAGCAGCAAAAGCAGTTGATCGGTCTGCTCCTGCGCGATTTCGAAGAAAATGCCAGCGACTGGCTGTGGGAAGTGAGCGCCGCCGGACGTCTCACCCACGTATCGAAGCGCATGGCATCGGTTTTCGGGCGCAGCGAGGATGCGCTGCGCGGAGAACATCTGCTCAATCTGATCGAGGCCACGCTTGACCGCGCGGCGCACGAAGAGCGCCAGGCACTCGATGGCCTCAAACGCTGCTTCGCCGGCACACAGCCCTTCCGGGACGTGCTCGCCCCGGTCATCCTGGGCGGGGAGACCCGATGGTGGTCATTGACCGCCAAGCCGCTCATGGACGCCGACGGCAAACCCAACGGATGGCGTGGCGTTGGCACCGATGTGACGGCATCACTCAATGCCCAGCGCGAGGTCGCCCGTCTGGCCCATTTCGACGGACTGACCGGGCTGGCCAACCGCAACCGGTTTCAGGAGGTCCTCGACGGTATCGAAGATGGAGGGCCGTTGGGCCCCAGCGAAGCCTTGCTGCTTTGCCTGGACCTGGACAACTTCAAGACGGTGAACGACTCGCTGGGACATTCCTTCGGCGATGGTCTGCTGCGGGTGGTGGCGCAGCGCCTGCTCGGGCGAACCCGTCGCAGCGACCTGGTCGCCCGGCTGGGGGGTGACGAGTTCGCGATCATCCGCCTGGGGCCGGTGACCCCCGAAGATGCGGAAGAACTCGCAGAGCGCCTCATCCAGTCCCTCAGCGACCCGTGCGAGATTGACGGCGTGCGCGTGCGCGTGGGCGCCAGCATCGGGATCGCCCTCGCCCCCAAGGATGGCCAAAGCGGTGATCAGCTGCTCAAGAATGCCGACATCGCCCTGTATGCGGCCAAATACGAGGGCAAGGGGCGCTTTCGTTTCTTCGATTACGAGATGGACACTCGCGCCCGCCGCCGTCTGTTTCTGGAGCACGAGTTGCGTGGCGCACTCAACCGCAGCGAGTTCCACTTGGTGTACCAGCCGCAGTTTTCACTCGCAAATGGTGCTATCACGGGTTGTGAAGCCTTGCTGCGCTGGAAGCACCCTCGCCTCGGCTACATCGACACGCAGGAATGCATTACGGTGGCCGAAGAGTCTGGCCAGATCGAGGCAATCGGTAACTGGGTCATCGACGAAGCGATCTCGGAGGCGGCCAATTGGCCGGACGACATCCGCATCGCCATCAATCTGTCGCTTGCTCAGTTCATGGACCCTGGCCTGTGCGACCGCATCCTGCACAAGCTCTATCTGGTGGGCATGCCGGCCTCGCGAGTCGAGCTGGAACTGACCGAATCCATCTTCCTCACCGATCCGAAAATGGCTGAGCACCAGTTGCTCACACTCAAGCGGGCCGGCATCCGCATTGCGCTCGACGATTTCGGCACGGGCTATTCGTCACTCGCCTACCTGCGCAGCTATCCCTTCGACTGCCTGAAGATCGATCGCTCATTCGTCGCTGAAATCCCTCACGTCCCGGAAGCCACCGCCATCGTGCGAGCGGTGATATCCATGGCCAACTCCCTGCACATGGACACCTGCGCCGAAGGCGTGGAAAACGCCAGCCAGCTCGAACATCTGCGTCAGGAAAAGTGCCATACGGTTCAGGGGTATCTGATGGCAGAGCCCATGAGCGCCGAGATGTTTGCAGGTTTCCTGAAGCGCCCGACCGGCGAGCGCGACGCCCCTCAGGCGACGGCGACGGTCACCCCCATCAAAGTGGTGAAATGAGCTTTCCCCAAGGAGCGCGGCTCACCCAAGCGTAATACTCAACTCACCGCCATCCCGGCCGTTAAGCTTGAAAGATACCGCTTCAAGAGTTGTTTATGAAAATCGCCATCGTTGACGACACGCCGCTGAACCTGACCCTGATGCAGGCGCTCGTCAGCAAGCTGCACGATTGCGAACCGATCCCGTTTGTCGATCCGGTCGAGGGCCTGGCCTGGTGCCAGGCCAATGAGCCCGATCTGATCATTGTCGACTACATGATGCCGGGCATCGACGGTGTCGAATTCATCCGCCAGTTCCGCGCGCGTGCCGAGCACGACGACGTGCCGATTCTCATGGTGACCGCTGATCATGAGCGCCAGACGCGATACAACGCACTGCAATCAGGGGCAACGGATTTCCTCAACAAACCGGTCGACCGCAACGAGTTTCAGCCACGCGTTCACAACATGCTGGCCCTGCGACGCGCCCATCTGTCCACCCGCCTTCGTGCCGCCGAGCTTGAAGGAGAGGTTCGCAAGGCGACGGCCACCATTCACCAGCGCGAAGAGGAAACGGTCACCCGTCTGGCCCGCGCTGCCGAATTCCGTGACCCCGAGACGGGTGCCCACATTCAGCGCATGGCCCACTACTCGGCGCTGATCGCCCGCCAACTTGAGCAGGCAGCGGATTTCTGCACCAAGATCCTGCTCGCGGCCCCCATGCACGATGTGGGCAAGCTCGGCATTCCCGATCACATCCTCATGAAGCCCGGGCGGCTCACGACCGAGGAATTCGAGCAAATGAAGCGACACCCGCTGATCGGCTACGACATTCTCAAGGATTCCAGTTCGCCCGTGATCGGCATGGCGGCCGTCATTGCCCTGACACACCATGAAAAGTTCGATGGCAGCGGCTACCCCCATGGCGCGCGGGGCGAAGACATCCCGCTTGAAGGCCGCATCGTGGCGGTTGCCGATGTGTTCGACGCCCTGACATCCTCGCGCCCTTACAAACCGGCCTGGTCACTCGAAGCCGCCGAACACTTCCTGCGCGAGGGGCGCGGCTCCCATTTCGACCCCATGTGTGTGGATGCCCTGCTGTCCGACTGGAATGGCGTCTTGCAGATCCGCAACCGCTTCCGCGACGCAGCAGACGCCTGATCCATGAAGTCGCTGTTCGACACATTGCGTCCTGACTCGCTGGAACGACGCATCATCGCGTGGTTCATGGCCTGGGGCCTGGCCCTCGTCCTGCTCGCCACGCTCTATCTTTCAGTCACCTTTCCCCGCGCCGCTGTCGAAGCACATGAGGCCCATGCGCGCGCGCTCGCCGCTCATGCCGCCGCGA
Coding sequences within:
- the dnaG gene encoding DNA primase: MIPQSFIQDLLARVDIVDVIERHVPLKKKGANYFACCPFHGEKSASFSVSPSKQFYHCFGCGAHGSAIGFLMEYAGLGYVEAIHELARQLGVEVPEEKRYGQREHAPANRSLTDLMSQAARFYREQLKNAPRAIDYLKARGLTGQVAARFGIGYAPDGWQSLEKVVSQYSDPALLEAGLVIENDQGRRYDRFRDRIMFPILDSRGNVIGFGGRVLDKGEPKYMNSPETPLFEKGRELYGLYQARQSIRAENTAIVVEGYMDVVALAQHGVQNAVATLGTATTATHIQKLFRLVDRVTFCFDGDAAGRKAAWRALENALEALSDNKQIGFLFLPEEHDPDSFVREAGADTFRALADKAAPLTEFLLDGLAGDLDMRTAEGRAQFAHAAQPLVMRVGAPMLRLQLVKSVAQRCALGEAELMQAWGITPPPTQFKSRKGAPPQRPRGPRRPPSPLETTLLRIVVRHPAWAARLPAELIPDASDEGRALVGIIDAISVGDLGNDTRLGTLLEHFRNTPHEPVLTRFCVEEADEVIADDVVETLFLDTIEKMHAQVLQEEFASLQARAASLSPEEQKRYAQLIQQRRGNPHGQPKVSDS
- the rpoD gene encoding RNA polymerase sigma factor RpoD; amino-acid sequence: MAEEKAKKPRKNAATGRAPKSRAKKKGNIADVLAAASSPATPADAEVRRTQLKTLIALGKERGYLTYAEINDHLPDDVVDAEQIESIIATFNNMNIKVYDEAPSAEDLLMSDSVATSGDDDAEEEAEQALSSVDSEFGRTTDPVRMYMREMGTVELLTREGEIEIAKRIEDGLKHMVQAISACPTTIAEMLELADKVAREEMRIDEIIDGLLNPEDGEDEIPAGAKSSADDDDTASDSDDGDSDGDDDSDDDDDESSGGDDDGAASLKLLREEGLKHFAILQELFHEQMKVLDKKGSQDPKYKELQKQISDRLLHLRFNARMIENLCDSVRHMVEQVRSHERDILRLCVDRAGMPRTHFIKRFPGHETNLDWLKEEIALGKNFTEGLMRVHPAVMESQQKLIELEERLGISLKELKDINKRMSTGEAKARRAKREMTEANLRLVISIAKKYTNRGLQFLDLIQEGNIGLMKAVDKFEYRRGYKFSTYATWWIRQAITRSIADQARTIRIPVHMIETINKMNRISRQILQETGLEPDPATLAKKMDMPEEKIRKIMKISKEPISMETPIGDDDDSHLGDFIEDTSTLAPNEAALYSNLRDATSDVLDSLTSREAKVLRMRFGIEMNTDHTLEEVGKQFDVTRERIRQIEAKALRKLRHPSRSERLRSFLDSDS
- a CDS encoding putative bifunctional diguanylate cyclase/phosphodiesterase, giving the protein MLRYIRQSLDSVRQTLAPFDGDAALAGRFRARQIQAVLRLTPLTMLANFFNACVVVYTFWHQVNPLLLGGWALCVVYAAGVGMESWLAWQRGKVPETASVRALTKASKHAALLALLWTTLPMLLLPMAPPESRLMLSSVAVGMLCAGGFALATIPQAALTYVGVMALGTFIGLVRLDHSLAVELTILLVMYTFIVMGSVLSNARTFRGRLQAEAEGEQQKQLIGLLLRDFEENASDWLWEVSAAGRLTHVSKRMASVFGRSEDALRGEHLLNLIEATLDRAAHEERQALDGLKRCFAGTQPFRDVLAPVILGGETRWWSLTAKPLMDADGKPNGWRGVGTDVTASLNAQREVARLAHFDGLTGLANRNRFQEVLDGIEDGGPLGPSEALLLCLDLDNFKTVNDSLGHSFGDGLLRVVAQRLLGRTRRSDLVARLGGDEFAIIRLGPVTPEDAEELAERLIQSLSDPCEIDGVRVRVGASIGIALAPKDGQSGDQLLKNADIALYAAKYEGKGRFRFFDYEMDTRARRRLFLEHELRGALNRSEFHLVYQPQFSLANGAITGCEALLRWKHPRLGYIDTQECITVAEESGQIEAIGNWVIDEAISEAANWPDDIRIAINLSLAQFMDPGLCDRILHKLYLVGMPASRVELELTESIFLTDPKMAEHQLLTLKRAGIRIALDDFGTGYSSLAYLRSYPFDCLKIDRSFVAEIPHVPEATAIVRAVISMANSLHMDTCAEGVENASQLEHLRQEKCHTVQGYLMAEPMSAEMFAGFLKRPTGERDAPQATATVTPIKVVK
- a CDS encoding HD domain-containing phosphohydrolase — protein: MKIAIVDDTPLNLTLMQALVSKLHDCEPIPFVDPVEGLAWCQANEPDLIIVDYMMPGIDGVEFIRQFRARAEHDDVPILMVTADHERQTRYNALQSGATDFLNKPVDRNEFQPRVHNMLALRRAHLSTRLRAAELEGEVRKATATIHQREEETVTRLARAAEFRDPETGAHIQRMAHYSALIARQLEQAADFCTKILLAAPMHDVGKLGIPDHILMKPGRLTTEEFEQMKRHPLIGYDILKDSSSPVIGMAAVIALTHHEKFDGSGYPHGARGEDIPLEGRIVAVADVFDALTSSRPYKPAWSLEAAEHFLREGRGSHFDPMCVDALLSDWNGVLQIRNRFRDAADA